A single window of Vicinamibacterales bacterium DNA harbors:
- the rpsI gene encoding 30S ribosomal protein S9, producing MQYYGTGRRKTSTARVFLRPGTGVLTINHKTFEEAFPTEAHRNQIKQPLTVTETADKFDVLATIAGGGIAGQAGALRLGIARALVRYNLELRSRLKKEGFLTRDARIKERKKYGQKGARKRFQFSKR from the coding sequence ATTCAGTATTACGGCACCGGACGGCGCAAGACATCGACAGCCCGCGTGTTCCTCCGGCCGGGCACCGGGGTCCTGACGATCAATCACAAGACCTTCGAAGAAGCCTTTCCCACCGAAGCGCACCGCAACCAGATCAAGCAGCCGCTGACCGTCACCGAGACGGCCGATAAGTTCGACGTGCTGGCGACCATCGCCGGCGGCGGCATTGCCGGCCAGGCCGGCGCCCTGCGCCTCGGCATCGCGCGCGCGCTGGTCCGCTACAACCTCGAGCTGCGCTCGCGGCTCAAGAAGGAAGGGTTCCTGACGCGCGATGCGCGGATCAAGGAGCGCAAGAAGTACGGGCAGAAGGGGGCGCGCAAGCGCTTCCAGTTCAGCAAACGGTAA
- the rpsB gene encoding 30S ribosomal protein S2: protein MSGIALKDLLEAGVHFGHQTKRWNPKMKQYIFGERNGIYIIDLAKTAKLFREAEEFVHNLAADGRTVLFVGTKRQAQDAIAEEAQRSSMFFVNQRWLGGLLTNFSTIQRSLARLRDLEAMETDGRYETITKKEIAQIEKEKRKLQKNLEGIRNMSRLPDAIFVVDTRKEKIAVDEARKLKIPVIGVVDTNCDPDEVDFVIPGNDDALRAIRLFASKIADAVIAGRGLREASQGDEGSEGDDRGRRVRPNRPAPREQVVSPASV from the coding sequence TTGAGCGGGATCGCGTTGAAGGATTTGCTCGAGGCCGGCGTCCATTTCGGACACCAGACGAAGCGCTGGAACCCGAAGATGAAGCAGTACATCTTCGGCGAGCGGAACGGGATCTACATCATCGACCTGGCGAAGACGGCGAAACTGTTCCGCGAAGCGGAAGAGTTCGTCCACAACCTCGCCGCCGATGGCCGCACAGTCCTCTTCGTCGGCACCAAACGCCAGGCCCAGGACGCGATCGCCGAGGAGGCGCAGCGCTCGAGCATGTTCTTCGTCAACCAGCGCTGGCTCGGCGGCCTGCTGACCAACTTCAGCACCATCCAGCGCAGCCTGGCCCGGCTGCGCGACCTCGAGGCGATGGAGACCGACGGCCGCTACGAGACGATCACCAAGAAGGAGATCGCGCAGATCGAGAAGGAGAAGCGCAAGCTCCAGAAGAACCTCGAAGGCATCCGCAACATGTCGCGGCTGCCCGACGCCATCTTCGTGGTCGACACGCGCAAGGAGAAGATCGCCGTCGACGAGGCGCGCAAGCTGAAGATCCCCGTCATCGGCGTGGTCGACACCAACTGCGATCCGGACGAAGTCGATTTCGTCATCCCCGGCAACGACGACGCGCTGCGCGCCATCCGGCTGTTCGCGTCGAAGATCGCCGACGCGGTCATCGCCGGCCGCGGCCTGCGCGAGGCGAGCCAGGGGGACGAAGGCAGTGAAGGCGACGACCGCGGACGCCGCGTCCGCCCTAATCGTCCGGCGCCGCGCGAACAGGTCGTTTCCCCGGCGTCGGTGTAA
- the tsf gene encoding translation elongation factor Ts: MATVAITADLVKKLRDATGAGMMECKAALSEANGDLEAATTLLRKRGLAAATKKAGRSTSEGLIGHYIHMGGKIGVLVEVNCESDFVARTDKFQELTREIAMHIAAANPTYVRREEVPADVVAREKEIYKDQVKDKPAQVIDKIVEGKLNSYYQQFCLLEQASVRDPNVTIQQLVQDAIRILGENITITRFVRMKVGEQSA; encoded by the coding sequence ATGGCGACTGTGGCAATTACGGCGGATCTGGTGAAGAAACTGCGCGACGCGACCGGCGCGGGCATGATGGAGTGCAAGGCGGCGCTGAGCGAGGCCAACGGCGATCTCGAGGCCGCCACCACCCTGCTGCGCAAGCGCGGGCTGGCGGCGGCGACCAAGAAGGCGGGCCGCTCGACCTCCGAGGGGCTGATCGGCCACTACATCCACATGGGCGGCAAGATCGGCGTGCTCGTCGAGGTCAACTGCGAGTCCGACTTCGTCGCGCGCACCGACAAGTTCCAGGAGCTGACGCGGGAGATCGCGATGCACATCGCGGCGGCCAACCCGACCTACGTCCGCCGCGAGGAGGTGCCCGCCGACGTGGTCGCGCGCGAGAAGGAGATCTACAAGGATCAGGTCAAGGACAAGCCGGCGCAGGTGATCGACAAGATCGTCGAGGGCAAGTTGAACAGCTACTACCAGCAGTTCTGCCTCCTCGAGCAGGCGTCGGTGCGCGATCCCAACGTCACCATCCAGCAGCTGGTGCAGGACGCGATCCGCATCCTCGGCGAGAACATCACGATTACGCGTTTTGTTCGCATGAAGGTGGGCGAACAGAGCGCCTGA
- the pilO gene encoding type 4a pilus biogenesis protein PilO, whose amino-acid sequence MDISLSKLPWWGQISAFVILAAGAIYGFHTYYVADFRAEMAMRQTHLKSLKGDINKGIATARRLPEFQAEVVNLGARLDSLKNVLPEQKDVADTLRRLQGLATQSNLTLLRFTPAAPRQQPLYAEVPYRLTAVGSFHNLALFFDRVSKFPRIINVGDISITANPRQDPNSTIIADMTATTFVLTEGGGRGGRGAPPAR is encoded by the coding sequence GTGGATATCAGTCTGAGCAAACTTCCGTGGTGGGGGCAGATTTCGGCCTTCGTCATCCTCGCCGCCGGCGCGATCTACGGCTTCCATACCTACTACGTCGCCGACTTCCGCGCCGAAATGGCGATGCGGCAGACGCACCTGAAGTCGCTCAAGGGGGACATCAACAAGGGCATCGCCACCGCGCGGCGCCTGCCCGAGTTCCAGGCCGAAGTCGTGAACCTGGGGGCGCGGCTCGACAGCCTGAAGAACGTCCTGCCGGAGCAGAAAGACGTCGCCGACACGCTGCGCCGCCTGCAGGGCCTGGCGACGCAGTCGAACCTGACGCTGCTGCGCTTCACGCCCGCCGCGCCGCGGCAGCAGCCGCTCTACGCCGAGGTCCCGTACCGCCTCACCGCGGTGGGGTCGTTCCACAATCTCGCGCTGTTCTTCGACCGGGTGAGCAAGTTCCCCCGGATCATCAACGTCGGCGACATCTCGATCACGGCGAACCCGCGCCAGGACCCGAACTCCACGATCATCGCCGACATGACGGCGACGACGTTCGTGCTGACCGAAGGCGGCGGACGCGGAGGGCGCGGCGCGCCGCCCGCAAGGTGA
- a CDS encoding threonine synthase: protein MSYFSHLECSVPCGAARYDARIDQHLCPACGMPLLARYDLEAARAWKKESLAAREATMWRYRELMPLFDGEQPITLGEGWTPLVHARRLGAALGLDRLFVKDESLNPTNSFKARGLSAAVTRAARLGAGTLSVPSAGNAANAMAAYAAAAGLKAKVFMPRDVKLPFIRECELYGAEVNLVDGLITDAGRIAAEKGKPLGWYDVSTLKEPYRIEGKKTMAYELGEQLEWRFPEWIIYPTGGGTGMVGMWKAFEEMEAIGWKAPGRRPKMVSVQAEGCAPIVRAFDRGAERSELFPDARTVADGLRVPKAIGDFLVLRAVRESGGTALAVSDAAMVADMRELGAMEGISAAPEGGAALTALKVLLKRGDVKPADTVVIFNTGGALKYLDVLA from the coding sequence ATGTCGTATTTCAGCCATCTGGAATGTAGCGTGCCGTGCGGCGCTGCGCGGTATGACGCCAGGATCGACCAGCACCTCTGCCCCGCCTGCGGCATGCCGCTGCTGGCGCGCTACGACCTCGAGGCCGCCCGCGCCTGGAAGAAGGAGTCGCTCGCGGCCCGTGAAGCGACGATGTGGCGCTATCGCGAGCTGATGCCGCTGTTCGACGGCGAGCAGCCGATCACGCTCGGCGAAGGATGGACGCCGCTCGTGCACGCCAGGCGGCTCGGCGCCGCGCTCGGGCTCGACCGGCTGTTCGTCAAGGACGAGTCGCTGAATCCCACCAACTCCTTCAAGGCGCGCGGACTGTCCGCGGCGGTCACCCGCGCGGCGCGGCTCGGCGCCGGCACCCTCTCGGTGCCTTCCGCCGGCAATGCCGCCAATGCAATGGCCGCGTACGCCGCCGCCGCCGGGCTGAAGGCCAAGGTCTTCATGCCCAGGGACGTGAAGCTGCCCTTCATCCGCGAGTGCGAGTTGTACGGCGCCGAGGTGAACCTGGTCGACGGCCTGATCACCGACGCCGGCCGCATCGCCGCCGAGAAGGGCAAGCCGCTCGGCTGGTACGACGTGTCCACGCTCAAGGAGCCGTACCGGATCGAGGGCAAGAAGACCATGGCGTACGAGCTGGGCGAGCAGCTCGAGTGGCGCTTCCCCGAGTGGATCATCTATCCCACCGGCGGCGGCACCGGCATGGTCGGCATGTGGAAGGCGTTCGAGGAGATGGAGGCGATCGGCTGGAAGGCGCCGGGCCGCCGGCCGAAGATGGTCTCGGTGCAGGCGGAGGGGTGCGCGCCGATCGTGCGCGCCTTCGATCGAGGCGCGGAGCGCTCGGAGCTGTTCCCCGATGCGCGGACCGTGGCCGACGGCCTGCGCGTGCCCAAAGCGATCGGCGACTTCCTCGTGCTGCGCGCGGTGCGCGAGAGCGGCGGCACGGCCCTGGCCGTCTCGGACGCGGCGATGGTCGCCGACATGCGCGAGCTGGGCGCGATGGAAGGCATCAGCGCGGCGCCGGAGGGGGGCGCCGCGTTGACGGCGTTGAAGGTGCTGCTGAAGCGCGGCGACGTGAAACCGGCCGACACGGTGGTGATTTTCAACACCGGCGGCGCGCTGAAGTACCTCGACGTCCTCGCCTGA
- a CDS encoding acyltransferase, which yields MSASAERRIPSLDGLRAISITLVLISHLAGTKNFPLSAAAGNFLGLGEFGVVVFFVISGFLITGLLLDEVQRYGRIDLGRFYFRRTLRIFPPYYAFLICLLMAGALGSVTLNPSDGLRAATYTSNYDLDRSWYVGHTWSLSVEEQFYLIWPAVLLVARTRRAILIAAAVVLLAPVIRVGEWMLLREYGYGVGHRFETIADAIAIGCVLAGVRPLLHQTAWYPRLLASPAFALVPLAAIAGNLLHDHPLPKFAMGMTLTHVGIALCLDWCVTFHEGRVGRVLNSAPFVYVGMLSYSLYLWQQPFLHRGVESMVTTFPLNITIVMALALMSYYLIERPSLALRRSVERAWMGRRTAGAAPAPNAASEVLMPVEKAS from the coding sequence ATGAGCGCGTCGGCGGAGCGCCGGATCCCGTCACTCGACGGATTACGGGCGATTTCGATCACTCTCGTTCTCATCAGCCACCTCGCGGGGACAAAGAACTTCCCCTTATCGGCAGCCGCAGGGAACTTTCTGGGCCTTGGAGAGTTCGGCGTCGTCGTCTTTTTCGTGATCTCCGGGTTCCTCATCACCGGTCTGCTCCTGGATGAGGTACAGCGGTACGGCCGCATCGACCTCGGCCGTTTCTACTTCCGGCGGACCCTGCGGATCTTCCCTCCGTATTACGCGTTTCTCATCTGCCTGCTGATGGCGGGGGCCCTCGGTTCGGTGACCCTCAACCCTTCCGACGGTCTTCGGGCGGCGACCTACACGTCCAACTACGACCTCGACCGTTCGTGGTACGTCGGGCACACCTGGTCGTTGTCCGTGGAAGAGCAGTTCTACCTGATCTGGCCGGCGGTGCTGCTCGTGGCGCGGACCCGGCGGGCGATCCTGATCGCCGCCGCCGTCGTGCTGCTGGCCCCCGTGATCCGCGTCGGCGAGTGGATGCTGCTCCGCGAATACGGCTACGGCGTCGGCCATCGGTTCGAGACGATCGCGGACGCGATCGCGATCGGCTGCGTGCTCGCGGGCGTGCGGCCGCTGCTGCACCAGACGGCGTGGTATCCGCGGCTGCTGGCGTCGCCGGCGTTCGCGCTCGTGCCGCTCGCGGCGATCGCCGGCAACCTGCTGCACGACCACCCGCTGCCGAAGTTCGCGATGGGGATGACGCTGACGCACGTCGGCATCGCGCTGTGCCTCGACTGGTGCGTCACGTTCCACGAAGGGCGCGTCGGGCGCGTGCTGAATTCCGCGCCGTTCGTATACGTGGGGATGCTCAGCTACTCGCTGTACCTGTGGCAGCAGCCGTTCCTGCACCGGGGAGTGGAGTCGATGGTCACGACGTTCCCGCTGAACATCACGATTGTCATGGCGCTGGCGTTGATGTCGTACTACCTGATCGAACGGCCGTCGCTCGCGCTGCGGAGGAGCGTCGAGCGCGCGTGGATGGGGCGACGAACCGCGGGAGCGGCGCCGGCCCCCAACGCCGCCTCGGAGGTCCTGATGCCGGTGGAGAAGGCGAGCTAG
- a CDS encoding PilN domain-containing protein, with amino-acid sequence MIRINLLAVDRPGAAKKSKAAIAPGVTTAQRVTIAAALILLSTVVSVGWWYWSLHTESRQLDEDIARAEVEAQQLRSVLAQVQKYETEKARLQQRVTLIEQLRRGQTGPVHILDEVSKALPERLWLVSMGQRDKDFTIEGRTTSLSVLSDFVANLEGSSWFTRPVEILDTAVDQTPTGDMVRFTVRATTQNPEGAVAPAAPAGRGAPPAR; translated from the coding sequence ATGATTCGCATCAACCTCCTCGCGGTCGATCGGCCCGGCGCCGCCAAGAAGTCCAAGGCGGCGATCGCTCCCGGCGTCACCACGGCGCAGCGCGTCACCATCGCCGCGGCGTTGATTCTCCTGTCCACGGTGGTGTCGGTGGGCTGGTGGTACTGGTCGCTGCACACCGAGTCGCGGCAGCTCGACGAAGACATCGCCCGCGCCGAAGTCGAGGCGCAGCAGCTCCGCTCGGTGCTGGCGCAGGTGCAGAAGTACGAGACCGAGAAGGCGCGCCTGCAGCAGCGCGTCACGCTGATCGAACAGCTGCGCCGCGGCCAGACCGGGCCGGTGCACATCCTCGACGAGGTCAGCAAGGCGCTGCCCGAGCGGCTGTGGCTCGTGTCGATGGGGCAGCGCGACAAGGACTTCACCATCGAGGGGCGCACGACGTCGCTGAGCGTGCTCTCCGACTTCGTCGCCAATCTCGAGGGCAGCTCCTGGTTCACCAGGCCGGTCGAGATTCTCGACACCGCCGTCGATCAGACGCCCACCGGCGACATGGTCCGCTTTACCGTTCGCGCGACGACGCAGAACCCCGAAGGGGCGGTCGCGCCGGCCGCGCCCGCCGGACGCGGCGCGCCGCCTGCGAGGTGA
- the pilM gene encoding type IV pilus assembly protein PilM: MFRRPKALVGLDIGSSAVKAVELKASGKTYKVAGFGTEPLPPDSIVDGAIIDGAAVADAIRRLFEGRNIKTKDVAASLSGNAVIVKKISLPIMSESELAESIYWEAEQYIPFDIQDVNLDYQILDRGDAASGKSTMDVLLVAAKKEKIADYTGVIAQAGRTAVVVDVDAFALQNAYEVNYGIDANAVVVLLNAGASATNINIIHGDQSVFTRDISLGGNAYTEALQRELNLPFETADALKRGLPTDGATYDDARPVLRAVTENVMLEIQKTFDFFKATAASDKVDRIMLSGGASRAEGFTEMLTERFEAPVEPFDPFRKVAFDSKRFKAESGDIGPTAAVAVGLALRRVGDR, translated from the coding sequence GTGTTCCGTAGACCCAAAGCGCTGGTCGGGTTGGACATCGGGTCCAGCGCGGTCAAGGCGGTCGAGCTGAAGGCGTCCGGCAAGACCTACAAGGTCGCCGGCTTCGGTACCGAACCGCTGCCGCCCGACAGCATCGTTGACGGCGCGATCATCGACGGCGCCGCCGTGGCCGACGCGATCCGCCGCCTGTTCGAAGGGCGGAACATCAAGACCAAAGACGTCGCCGCGTCGCTCTCCGGCAACGCGGTGATCGTCAAGAAGATCTCCCTGCCGATCATGTCGGAGTCGGAGCTCGCCGAATCCATCTACTGGGAGGCGGAGCAGTACATCCCCTTCGACATCCAGGACGTCAACCTCGATTACCAGATCCTCGATCGCGGCGACGCCGCGTCGGGGAAGTCGACGATGGACGTCCTGCTCGTCGCCGCCAAGAAGGAAAAGATCGCCGACTACACCGGCGTGATCGCCCAGGCCGGCCGCACCGCCGTCGTCGTCGACGTCGACGCCTTCGCGCTGCAGAACGCCTACGAAGTCAACTACGGCATCGACGCCAACGCCGTCGTCGTCCTGCTGAACGCCGGCGCCAGCGCCACCAACATCAACATCATCCACGGCGATCAATCGGTGTTCACCCGCGACATCTCGCTCGGCGGCAACGCCTATACCGAGGCGCTCCAGCGCGAGTTGAACCTGCCCTTCGAGACCGCCGACGCGCTGAAGCGCGGGCTGCCGACCGACGGCGCGACCTACGACGACGCGCGGCCGGTGCTGCGCGCCGTGACCGAGAACGTCATGCTGGAGATTCAGAAGACGTTCGACTTCTTCAAGGCCACCGCCGCGTCCGACAAGGTCGACCGCATCATGCTGAGCGGCGGCGCGTCGCGGGCGGAAGGCTTCACCGAGATGCTGACCGAGCGCTTCGAAGCCCCGGTCGAGCCGTTCGATCCCTTCCGCAAGGTGGCGTTCGACAGCAAGCGGTTCAAGGCCGAGTCGGGCGACATCGGGCCGACCGCCGCGGTGGCGGTGGGGCTGGCGCTCCGCCGGGTGGGCGACCGATGA
- the rplM gene encoding 50S ribosomal protein L13: MRTFVPTAGPRGGHVQRQWHVIDAEGQVLGRIATEAARLLQGKHKAVYTPHIDTGDHVVIVNAAKVRLTGRKEEQKLYRYHSGYEGGVREERAKDVRAKQPTRIVEEAVRGMLPKTKMGEAMWRKLKVYAGADHPHASQRPQGRVVEK; this comes from the coding sequence ATGCGTACGTTCGTTCCCACTGCCGGGCCTCGTGGAGGCCATGTACAGCGGCAGTGGCACGTGATCGACGCCGAGGGGCAGGTCCTCGGGCGGATCGCGACCGAAGCGGCCCGGCTGCTGCAGGGCAAGCACAAAGCGGTGTACACGCCGCACATCGACACCGGCGATCACGTGGTGATCGTCAACGCGGCGAAGGTGCGCCTGACCGGCCGTAAGGAAGAACAGAAGCTGTACCGGTATCACTCGGGCTACGAGGGCGGCGTCCGCGAGGAGCGCGCCAAGGACGTGCGCGCCAAGCAGCCGACCCGCATCGTCGAAGAGGCGGTGCGCGGCATGCTGCCGAAGACGAAGATGGGCGAAGCGATGTGGCGCAAGCTGAAGGTCTACGCCGGTGCGGATCACCCGCACGCCAGCCAGCGGCCGCAGGGCCGCGTGGTCGAGAAATGA
- the pilQ gene encoding type IV pilus secretin PilQ codes for MTFLIRVRARAVQRLMAAAAVAVAASGGLVLSAAPAGNIRLVGVSAEALGRNAAVLIEASEPVAYAVSRPDAMTLLVDLRDVDVENAANQVGRRGPVAGVTLEQATAADGRQLARVRVALASPAAYKVRSARNIIRVDLEPEQAAPASPRPGGMPAALLAAPAAAAVADPATVPEATQLKSVRASHTRTSTTVTLAGDGRLTPSSLMESSDQPRRLLLDFPNVSAAAAPRTGVDGAFVKQVRVAVNSREPLVTRVVMEIAPTATYHVERTGADGRDLAVVFEGRKEGAPIMVAPPETPAAPGDAADDKDGDTLSLAQAIANAASITPADPITALDAAPAAAAGIAAPRVLPPAPRPTRTARAQTPAAAQPPVAVQAPAAASPAPQSAPQAPQTFQSDVPGTGQKQYTGHPINFDFEDADLRAVLRVFSAESGLNMIIDPSVQGRVNVLLNDVPWDQALDQILRSNKLGYTVEGNIIRIAPLSVLADEQAAQQKLVEAKALAGELRVQTFPLSYAKADALGPLLVKSALSSRGQIQVDTRTNTLILMDLPDRLQTAQSLIGTLDKPQPQVEVEARVVQTTRDFARALGIQWGFNGRANSAIGNTTGLAFPNNGSIGGRVGGAQGPNDPRGGTAQDNAATAVNLPAAAASSAIGLALGSINGAFNLDVALTALENTGKGRILSTPRLTTQNNQTAEVAQGIQIPIQTVANNTVAVSFKDAVLKLQVTPQITAANTVIMNVTLENATPDFSRQVNGIPPIDTQRALTTVQVNDGATTVIGGIFVSQEQTTNDRTPVLHRVPILKWLFQRNTLTDSSRELLIFITPRILRG; via the coding sequence ATGACTTTCTTGATACGTGTGCGGGCTCGCGCGGTGCAGCGCCTGATGGCCGCCGCCGCCGTTGCAGTGGCGGCGAGCGGGGGGCTCGTGCTCAGCGCGGCGCCGGCCGGGAACATCCGTCTCGTCGGCGTCTCGGCGGAAGCGCTCGGCCGCAACGCCGCCGTGCTGATCGAAGCATCGGAGCCGGTCGCCTACGCGGTGAGCCGGCCTGACGCGATGACGCTGCTCGTCGATCTGCGGGACGTCGACGTCGAGAACGCCGCCAACCAGGTCGGACGGCGCGGTCCGGTCGCCGGCGTCACGCTCGAGCAGGCCACCGCGGCCGACGGCCGGCAGCTCGCACGCGTTCGCGTGGCGCTGGCGTCGCCCGCGGCCTACAAGGTGCGCAGCGCGCGCAACATCATCCGCGTCGATCTCGAGCCGGAGCAGGCCGCGCCCGCCTCGCCGCGGCCCGGCGGCATGCCCGCGGCGCTGCTGGCGGCACCGGCGGCGGCCGCGGTCGCGGACCCGGCCACCGTCCCCGAGGCCACGCAGCTGAAGTCGGTTCGCGCCAGCCATACGCGCACCTCCACCACCGTGACGCTCGCCGGCGACGGACGGCTCACGCCGTCGTCGCTGATGGAGTCCAGCGATCAGCCGCGGCGGCTGCTGCTGGACTTCCCGAACGTCTCGGCGGCCGCCGCGCCGCGCACCGGCGTCGACGGCGCCTTCGTCAAGCAGGTCCGCGTCGCGGTCAACAGCCGCGAGCCCCTGGTGACCCGCGTGGTCATGGAGATCGCGCCGACCGCCACCTATCACGTCGAGCGCACCGGCGCCGACGGCCGCGACCTGGCGGTCGTGTTCGAAGGGCGCAAGGAAGGCGCGCCGATCATGGTCGCCCCGCCCGAAACACCCGCCGCGCCGGGCGACGCGGCAGACGACAAGGACGGCGACACGCTGTCGCTCGCCCAGGCGATTGCGAACGCGGCGTCGATCACGCCCGCCGATCCGATCACGGCGCTCGACGCGGCCCCCGCGGCAGCGGCCGGCATTGCGGCGCCCCGCGTGTTGCCGCCCGCGCCGCGCCCGACTCGCACCGCGCGCGCGCAGACGCCCGCGGCGGCGCAGCCTCCGGTGGCGGTCCAGGCGCCGGCGGCCGCGAGCCCCGCCCCGCAGTCGGCGCCGCAGGCGCCGCAGACGTTCCAGTCCGACGTGCCGGGCACCGGGCAGAAGCAGTACACGGGGCACCCGATCAACTTCGACTTCGAGGACGCGGATCTGCGCGCCGTGCTCCGGGTGTTCTCCGCCGAGAGCGGACTGAACATGATCATCGACCCGTCGGTGCAGGGGCGGGTCAACGTCCTGCTCAACGACGTGCCGTGGGATCAGGCGCTCGACCAGATCCTGCGCTCCAACAAACTCGGCTACACCGTCGAGGGGAACATCATCCGCATCGCCCCGCTCTCGGTGCTGGCCGACGAACAGGCGGCGCAGCAGAAGCTGGTCGAGGCCAAGGCGCTCGCCGGCGAGCTGCGCGTGCAGACCTTCCCCCTGAGCTACGCCAAGGCGGACGCGCTCGGCCCGCTGCTCGTCAAGTCGGCGCTCTCGTCGCGCGGGCAGATTCAGGTCGACACGCGCACCAACACGCTGATCCTGATGGATCTGCCCGACCGGCTGCAGACCGCGCAGTCGCTCATCGGCACGCTCGACAAGCCGCAGCCGCAGGTCGAAGTCGAAGCGCGCGTCGTCCAGACGACGCGGGACTTCGCCCGCGCGCTCGGCATTCAGTGGGGCTTCAACGGCCGCGCCAATTCGGCGATCGGCAACACCACCGGCCTCGCGTTCCCGAACAACGGCTCGATCGGCGGCCGGGTGGGCGGGGCGCAGGGGCCCAACGATCCGCGCGGGGGCACGGCGCAGGACAACGCGGCGACGGCAGTGAACCTGCCGGCCGCCGCGGCGTCCTCGGCGATCGGCCTCGCTCTGGGTTCGATCAACGGCGCGTTCAATCTCGACGTCGCGCTGACCGCGCTCGAGAACACCGGCAAGGGGCGGATCCTCTCGACCCCGCGCCTCACCACGCAGAACAACCAGACCGCGGAAGTGGCGCAGGGCATTCAGATCCCGATTCAGACCGTGGCCAACAACACCGTCGCGGTCTCGTTCAAGGACGCGGTGCTCAAGCTGCAGGTGACGCCGCAGATCACCGCCGCCAACACCGTGATCATGAACGTCACGCTCGAGAACGCGACGCCCGACTTCAGCCGCCAGGTGAACGGCATTCCGCCGATCGACACCCAGCGCGCCCTCACCACCGTGCAGGTGAACGACGGCGCCACCACGGTCATCGGCGGCATCTTCGTCAGCCAGGAGCAGACCACCAACGACCGCACGCCGGTGCTCCACCGCGTGCCGATCCTCAAGTGGCTGTTCCAGCGCAACACGCTCACCGATTCGAGCCGTGAGCTGCTGATCTTCATCACGCCACGCATTCTGAGAGGGTAG
- the frr gene encoding ribosome recycling factor: MDVSDLKGLFGEVKKRMDAHIEHVRRELAGVRTGRASVNILDTVHVDAYGSSMPLNQVASLSVPEPSLIVAQPFDPSLMGAVEKAIRTANLGLNPANDGKVVRIPVPPLTDERRKELSKLVHKYAEEGRNGVRQVRRDANEKLKKLLKDSKISQDDERKGLEEVQKITDQHVHLIDDLQKKKDTELLGK; encoded by the coding sequence ATGGATGTCAGCGATCTGAAAGGCCTGTTCGGCGAAGTCAAGAAGCGGATGGACGCCCACATCGAGCACGTGCGGCGCGAGCTCGCCGGCGTCCGCACGGGACGCGCCTCCGTCAACATCCTCGACACCGTGCACGTCGATGCCTACGGCTCCAGCATGCCGCTCAACCAGGTGGCCTCGCTCTCGGTGCCGGAGCCGTCGCTGATCGTCGCGCAGCCGTTCGATCCGTCGCTGATGGGAGCCGTCGAGAAAGCGATCCGCACGGCGAACCTGGGATTGAATCCCGCCAACGACGGCAAGGTGGTCCGCATCCCCGTCCCGCCCCTCACCGACGAGCGCCGCAAGGAGCTCTCGAAGCTGGTGCACAAGTACGCCGAGGAAGGCCGCAACGGCGTCCGCCAGGTCCGCCGCGACGCCAACGAAAAGCTCAAGAAGCTGCTGAAAGACAGCAAGATCTCGCAGGACGACGAGCGCAAGGGGCTCGAGGAAGTGCAGAAGATCACCGACCAGCACGTGCACCTCATCGACGACCTGCAGAAGAAGAAGGACACCGAGCTGCTGGGAAAATAG
- the pyrH gene encoding UMP kinase, translating into MSARYGRVLLKLSGEALMGEQAFGIDPAVTTQIGREIAEIQALGIQTAIVIGGGNLFRGLAASAKGMDRATADYMGMLATVINGLALQDALEHVGVPTRVVTAIEMRAVAEPFIRRRAIRHMEKGRVVVFAAGTGNPYFTTDTAAALRAMEMKADVILKGTKVDGIYTADPMIHPDATKFESISYLNVLERGLKVMDATAISLCMDNKLPIVVFNLRTPGNMRRAVLGEPVGTTVTA; encoded by the coding sequence ATGTCAGCGCGGTACGGCCGGGTCCTCCTGAAGCTCTCCGGCGAGGCCCTCATGGGCGAGCAGGCGTTCGGGATCGATCCTGCCGTGACGACGCAGATCGGGCGCGAGATCGCGGAAATCCAGGCGCTCGGGATTCAGACCGCCATCGTCATCGGCGGCGGCAACCTCTTTCGCGGCCTCGCCGCCAGCGCCAAGGGGATGGACCGCGCCACCGCCGATTACATGGGCATGCTCGCGACGGTCATCAACGGCCTCGCGCTGCAGGACGCGCTCGAGCACGTCGGCGTGCCGACGCGGGTCGTCACCGCGATCGAAATGCGCGCCGTGGCGGAACCGTTCATCCGCCGCCGCGCCATCCGCCACATGGAAAAGGGACGGGTGGTGGTGTTCGCCGCCGGCACCGGCAACCCCTACTTCACCACCGACACCGCCGCCGCGCTCCGCGCCATGGAGATGAAGGCGGACGTCATCCTCAAGGGCACCAAGGTCGACGGCATTTACACCGCCGACCCGATGATCCATCCCGACGCCACCAAGTTCGAATCGATCTCGTATCTCAACGTCCTCGAGCGGGGCTTGAAGGTCATGGATGCCACGGCCATCTCCCTCTGCATGGACAACAAGCTCCCGATCGTCGTCTTCAACCTGCGCACGCCGGGCAACATGCGGCGGGCGGTGCTGGGCGAGCCGGTCGGTACGACCGTCACGGCCTAG